A window of Phragmites australis chromosome 2, lpPhrAust1.1, whole genome shotgun sequence genomic DNA:
GGTATATAGAGGTTTGATGATAATGGATGTAATGTATCACTCAATCTGTTCTTGCGTGGCAATTGAGTTCATGTGGAGTACTGCATACATTGCGCACAAATGGCTCAATTCAGTGATCCCTTCTTTGCTCTCTTGCTTGTATCAACCAAACTAATTCATAAGGTACAATTAAGGATATTGAAGTCCTTCGATTTCTAAGCATCTTATTTCTCCTTTTCACTTCAGCTTATTATTTCTTTTTAATGCACTTCTTTTCTTTCACTTTCAATTTTGGCCACTGGCTTCGTTGTGTTTCAAAATCTACATTTGATATTTACTTAACTATCATTTTCAGTACTGGGTTTTACTATGACCCTGTCGCTGGATGGTACTACTGCAGCAGAGATGGTCAGTACTACATCTACGAGAATGGAAATTACATGCCATGGACATCGGATTTGGTAATTAAGTCCTCAGCTAACTCTTCCAAATTTCTCATCTTGTTGTCTCACGTGAGTTCTGTAATCTTACATCCATATTCAAACAGAGCAATGAACCCAAAGCGCACTGTCCATGTGATGAAGCCAACCAAGATGGCCAGGAGTGCCCTTGTATGTATCATTACTCAAACAAGCTGCAAGTTTTGAAGGCATATTTATTCAGTATATCTTGCTTCAGCTTCtgtttttctctctatttcttGAAAAAGGAATTTATAATTGTTAAATTCAGACCACTGACACTAACATTATCAAAATTCGTGATAAAGAAAGGATCCTGTAATCTGTATATTTTGGGCTCCTCTGATAGATAGGTGCAAGGATTTGTTTCCTGAAAGGAAGAAAAGGGGAGAGGGGGCGGTTATGGTTAACTGGCATGGCAGGGAGGGCCGGAGGGGTGTGGTAAAAATCACCTTGGTTTAAAAATTATTGGCATTAGAAAAATAATGTGATTcactcttcatgtttaatagcAGGAATGGAAGCAGCTATACCAGACGACGAGAATGAAACACTGGGGCCGCCATCAGAATGGTTCTTGCATAAAGAAATTCCTCACtcttatttcataatttttctgCATGCATTCTCGGTTTTTTGtgttaattattttttctctccCATAGGATGGAGGAAACACTGATCAACTTGTATCTGTCAGGCTACTCAAATAGAGAGGTCAATACTGAAAGTTCACTAGGAAATTTACATACAAATGGTTAGTATGGATTTTCACATTGATTTTTATGTTAAGAGGAGCTGAAGTTTGTAGCGTCAGTCCTAATGAACTTGCAATCACCAGAGGAAGATAGAAGTGAGACAGTTGGAAATAAACTTGGTAGCGTGACATCGGACAATGCATCAGCCTCGCTGAATGATGCTACATTACAGCAAGCTGAAGATGAAACGGAATCTCAGAATTCCACTTCTATGCATGAACCTTTAGGGGAAGGTGAGGGGCCAATCTATTACTGCCTTCATTTTCTTGGTGTATTATCTGAAAGTTGAATATCATGAAGCACTAACACATGTATCGGCCTTTTGATTATTTGGTTATTTATTATTTCAAGTTTGACTGTGCCAAGTCTGACttatatttggttatgtttgatgTTTCCTCAGAGGAAGAGAAATGGCTCTCTCAGTATGGTCAAGTAGAGAGAGTAAATGATGATCTACCATTACTTCCAACCATTGATCTATGGGATTGGGATATGGTCCAAGATCCCGTTAGCAAAGATCAGCCCGTGGCCAGGCTTGTGGGATGCTTATCTAGGGGTTCTAGTAAGCTTCATCCTTCTTTGCCTGCTCGTGGTGGCCTTCTAAGGACTGCTCCTGTGTGTGAGGTTCATCTTGATCTCGTACATGTTTCAACAGGTAAGACTAGATAGGTTCCACAAAGACAGGACATGCACCATTATATATTTAGGAAGAAACATCAAGTTTTTGTTCGTAATATAAAAGCcctgttttgttgaaaatagtATCAACAAACTTTTTGCTTTCAAGCATTGTCACTTAGGCTA
This region includes:
- the LOC133897202 gene encoding uncharacterized protein LOC133897202, whose amino-acid sequence is MAAAKHPEAARRTVVPCPANGGMDGSGGGTAAESGVGGFEWDADSQLYYHASTGFYYDPVAGWYYCSRDGQYYIYENGNYMPWTSDLSNEPKAHCPCDEANQDGQECPSGMEAAIPDDENETLGPPSEWMEETLINLYLSGYSNREVNTESSLGNLHTNEEDRSETVGNKLGSVTSDNASASLNDATLQQAEDETESQNSTSMHEPLGEEEEKWLSQYGQVERVNDDLPLLPTIDLWDWDMVQDPVSKDQPVARLVGCLSRGSSKLHPSLPARGGLLRTAPVCEVHLDLVHVSTGKLYRLRNPSRKYLTSLSTYDSSNPTKEWGFPDIYANPDINLHKQSTAQRQSEIADETSIEGGVSATSGKEQKTKAYRDRAAERRNLHRGSGIGFGQKQSNIVNFDEYEESSEDIDSVGSASVDMSFRSSGLHSAQRIMENMGWREGEALGKSRKGIVEPIQPTINKHGAGLGWKQTR